The Primulina eburnea isolate SZY01 chromosome 13, ASM2296580v1, whole genome shotgun sequence genome includes a region encoding these proteins:
- the LOC140809022 gene encoding E3 ubiquitin-protein ligase MBR2-like, whose product MQEERSTLNSFPETIDLNQGPFPSNTSIDYPPSWDNMVNPVENRLPNYMFTSSDENIRCMNDTNNCGQRFSGWECGESSSRANNLQDQACNDDPKTRLGWSPSFPDYFAANARPEDESFEQSNICSASYVGNQVDGGSLNVQNYNSNRGSLNVSSNHEYVRESGRHINLGSGPPHTQYPYSLTDTQHIQNFNASASHVGSSVGDSSIHLENNEMSGPCLSTWGTSCKRKAIEGTSGQSYHGGSSSSDQQMEDMMKHSVSGCYTAPGDLAITSGPLNLSQLNHPEQLNPSDGIGINRASPAFFPSSRIPTSEQCPATNFSVTLNLDRRESDPLETSRGTSARHSSVYASHPLSRPILNTNSLELRSPFALLLNPTNTPNQSHSMHLNEAMGLPSHPWRESTLLDAGSSSSSIVSGERGSGANARCSYRTNSEIPMIAPTPETRSDVHDQIDWSFAPGASPSPRHHSSGSRTGLSSGGSASSGARLPHPNMASQSSQRLSEVAPWIPFLNIDSDSETQRSHSALFPLASFSSHDAASTSRAQHQLDQRSASFLTDMPGYDTSRRRALATVERRHRLIRQVLNAMRRGVHLQAEDYMLIDPFVNGFVELHDRYRDMRLDVDNMSYEELLALEDRIGNVSTGLDEEKISSSMKQKIYEAMSVSPNLEPCCICQEDYVAGDGMGMLDCGHEFHTICIKQWLLLKNLCPVCKTTGLGT is encoded by the exons ATGCAAGAGGAAAGAAGCACCCTCAATTCCTTTCCGGAAACAATTGATTTGAATCAAGGACCTTTTCCCAGTAATACTTCCATAGATTATCCACCTTCTTGGGATAACATGGTAAATCCCGTTGAAAATCGGTTACCAAATTATATGTTTACTTCCAGTGATGAAAACATTAGATGCATGAATGACACCAACAATTGTGGTCAGAGATTTAGTGGTTGGGAATGTGGTGAATCCAGCTCCCGTGCAAATAATCTGCAAGACCAAGCTTGTAATGATGATCCCAAAACAAGGCTTGGATGGTCACCCTCGTTTCCTGATTATTTTGCTGCTAATGCAAGACCCGAAGACGAGTCTTTTGAACAATCTAATATCTGTAGTGCCAGTTATGTTGGAAATCAAGTAGATGGTGGGTCCTTGAATGTGCAAAATTACAACTCAAATCGTGGTTCCCTGAACGTAAGTTCAAACCATGAATATGTGAGAGAGAGCGGTAGACATATCAATTTAGGATCAGGCCCACCTCATACCCAATACCCATATAGCCTTACAGACACTCAgcatattcaaaattttaatgcTTCTGCCAGTCATGTAGGATCTTCTGTAGGTGATTCAAGTATACACTTGGAAAATAATGAAATGTCAGGACCATGTCTCAGTACTTGGGGGACATCTTGCAAGAGAAAAGCCATTGAAGGTACTTCTGGACAGTCTTACCATGGTGGAAGTTCAAGCTCCGACCAGCAAATGGAGGATATGATGAAGCATTCAGTTTCAGGATGCTACACAGCTCCGGGAGATTTAGCTATAACATCTGGCCCACTGAACTTGTCTCAACTTAATCACCCCGAGCAGCTAAATCCAAGTGATGGAATTGGTATTAATAGAGCATCCCCTGCATTTTTCCCTTCTTCAAGAATTCCGACAAGTGAACAATGCCCAGCTACAAACTTCTCTGTTACATTGAACCTTGATCGTCGTGAGTCAGATCCACTTGAAACATCTAGAGGCACTTCTGCGAGGCATTCTAGTGTGTATGCTTCCCATCCGCTATCGCGGCCTATCTTGAACACTAACTCGTTGGAATTGAGGTCACCATTTGCACTACTGTTGAATCCGACCAACACCCCAAATCAATCTCATTCAATGCACTTAAATGAGGCTATGGGACTGCCATCACATCCTTGGAGGGAATCTACTTTACTAGATGCTGGTTCATCCAGTTCTTCTATTGTCTCTGGAGAAAGAGGATCCGGAGCTAATGCTAGGTGCTCTTATAGAACTAATTCCGAGATTCCGATGATTGCTCCTACCCCCGAGACAAGAAGTGATGTTCACGACCAAATCGATTGGAGTTTTGCTCCTGGAGCTTCACCATCACCTAGACATCATTCTTCTGGATCACGGACTGGTCTCAGTTCTGGTGGCTCGGCTTCTTCGGGAGCCCGGTTGCCTCATCCAAACATGGCTTCACAAAGTAGTCAACGATTGTCGGAAGTTGCTCCATGGATTCCTTTTCTTAACATTGACTCTGATTCTGAAACTCAGAGAAGTCACTCTGCCCTTTTTCCATTGGCATCTTTTTCTTCACACGATGCAGCATCGACCAGTCGGGCACAACATCAACTCGATCAAAGGTCAGCATCATTCTTAACGGATATGCCAGGTTATGATACTAGTCGAAGGCGTGCTTTAGCCACCGTTGAGAGGAGACATAGATTG ATCCGTCAAGTCTTGAATGCCATGCGGAGGGGTGTCCATTTGCAAGCTGAG GATTACATGCTTATAGACCCTTTTGTAAATGGGTTTGTTGAGTTGCATGATCGATACAGAGATATGAGACTCGATGTTGACAATATGTCTTACGAG GAACTGTTGGCTTTGGAGGATAGAATTGGGAATGTCAGTACAGGTCTGGATGAAGAAAAGATATCGAGCTCCATGAAACAAAAAATCTATGAAGCTATGTCAGTTTCACCAAACTTGGAGCCATGCTGTATTTGCCAG GAGGATTACGTTGCCGGAGATGGTATGGGGATGTTGGATTGTGGGCACGAATTTCATACCATTTGCATCAAACAATGGCTACTACTGAAGAATCTTTGCCCCGTCTGTAAAACGACAGGGTTAGGAACTTGA
- the LOC140810921 gene encoding transcription factor bHLH95 has protein sequence MLATAELLGHEDTFVWENQSWTFPNVLGDINEENNGKKMVDITTTNTDKQKPAKEEEAPPAAKGKKRCAAAAAATCKGGSAAAAGGEPDHELHIWTERERRKKMRNMFGNLHALLPHLPPKADKSTIVDEAVNYIKKMQETLEKLEKQKLERLHGSKTNQQKPVVRSREAFLADQPSTKTIHPANPLMFSGPPVFKTWTSPNVTLNICGNDAHISICGPRKPGLLTAIFYVMEKHRLEVVSAQVSADGNRCMYTFHTRVINGIHGQFQEAFPVEEVYKQAAAEIIYAVA, from the exons ATGTTAGCCACGGCGGAATTGCTCGGCCATGAGGATACCTTCGTGTGGGAGAACCAATCATGGACATTCCCAAATGTTTTAGGGGACATCAATGAAGAAAACAATGGGAAAAAGATGGTGGACATCACCACCACCAACACAGATAAGCAGAAACCGGCCAAGGAGGAGGAAGCTCCGCCTGCTGCAAAGGGGAAAAAAAGGTGCGCCGCTGCCGCCGCCGCCACATGTAAAGGTGGATCCGCCGCGGCAGCCGGAGGGGAACCTGATCATGAGTTGCATATATGGACTGAAAGAGAGAGGAGGAAGAAGATGAGGAACATGTTTGGAAATCTTCATGCTTTGCTTCCTCATCTTCCTCCAAAG GCGGACAAATCCACCATAGTCGATGAAGCAGTAAACTATATAAAGAAAATGCAGGAAACCCTTGAAAAACTTGAGAAACAGAAGCTCGAAAGGCTTCATGGATCCAAAACTAACCAACAAAAACCCGTGGTTCGATCAAGAGAAGCATTCTTAGCTGATCAACCATCAACAAAAACGATTCATCCTGCGAATCCATTAATGTTTTCGGGTCCGCCGGTCTTCAAGACATGGACTTCTCCAAACGTGACGCTGAATATATGTGGAAACGACGCTCACATCAGCATCTGCGGGCCGAGAAAGCCCGGTTTGCTGACTGCCATTTTCTATGTGATGGAGAAGCACAGGTTGGAAGTGGTTTCTGCTCAAGTTTCTGCGGATGGCAATAGGTGCATGTATACCTTCCATACTCGG GTTATTAATGGAATTCATGGCCAATTCCAGGAAGCATTTCCAGTGGAGGAAGTATACAAGCAAGCAGCAGCAGAAATAATATATGCAGTGGCTTAA